In Methanobacterium paludis, the following proteins share a genomic window:
- the aksF gene encoding homoisocitrate dehydrogenase, protein MYKITVIPGDGIGPEVMEAALYVLEASNLEFDYINAKAGNECFKRTGTTIPDGTISTAKNTDATLFGAVTTVPGQKSGIITLRRALDLYVNLRPVKSYEGTQCLFDDVDFVIVRENTEGLYSGVEEYTEDGATALRVITRKASERICRFAFEYATKTQRRKVTAVHKANVLKKTDGIFKETFYKVAENYPNIKLEDFYVDATAMYLITRPQDFDVVVTTNLFGDILSDEGAGLVGGLGLIPSANIGEKNGLFEPVHGSAPDIAGKGIANPSAMILSTCMMLNYLEEYEEAQKLENAMVTVLREGMVVTPDLGGSASTMEMAREVKKKLKES, encoded by the coding sequence ATGTACAAAATAACTGTTATACCCGGTGATGGCATAGGGCCCGAAGTGATGGAAGCCGCATTATACGTTCTGGAGGCTTCAAATCTTGAATTTGATTATATAAATGCAAAGGCAGGTAACGAATGTTTTAAAAGGACTGGAACAACAATTCCTGATGGAACAATCTCAACTGCAAAAAACACAGATGCAACACTTTTTGGAGCAGTTACAACAGTTCCCGGGCAAAAAAGTGGAATAATAACTCTCAGAAGAGCCCTGGACCTCTATGTTAATCTTCGCCCTGTGAAATCCTATGAAGGAACCCAATGTCTTTTTGATGATGTTGATTTTGTTATCGTGCGAGAAAATACCGAAGGACTTTACTCTGGAGTGGAGGAATACACAGAAGATGGTGCAACAGCTTTAAGGGTCATAACTCGGAAAGCTTCCGAACGCATATGTAGATTTGCCTTTGAATATGCCACTAAAACTCAAAGACGTAAAGTTACTGCAGTTCACAAGGCAAACGTCCTTAAAAAGACAGATGGAATATTCAAGGAAACTTTTTATAAGGTTGCAGAGAACTACCCCAATATCAAACTGGAGGACTTTTACGTTGATGCAACTGCAATGTACCTCATTACAAGGCCTCAAGACTTTGATGTGGTCGTTACAACCAATTTGTTTGGTGACATACTTTCTGATGAAGGAGCAGGACTTGTAGGTGGATTGGGTTTAATACCCTCAGCAAACATAGGCGAAAAAAATGGACTTTTTGAACCAGTACACGGTTCAGCACCAGATATAGCAGGTAAAGGAATCGCAAATCCATCTGCAATGATACTTTCAACTTGTATGATGTTAAACTACCTTGAAGAGTATGAAGAAGCTCAGAAGCTTGAAAATGCAATGGTAACGGTTTTA
- a CDS encoding HEAT repeat domain-containing protein: MERENNIERLIQTLKDDDELVKMQASELLEEIGEPAVEPLINALNDDDRNVRKGAARVLGIIGDERAVNVLIASLKDPSKWVRRETSGALGNMGDPAVEPLIETLNDDDWRVRGGAAWALGKIGNKKAVEPLIKAMDDESGFVRGGAAWGLGNIRDERAIEPLKKALNDKSSFVRRVAEDFLSKF, encoded by the coding sequence ATGGAAAGGGAAAACAACATTGAAAGACTTATTCAAACCTTAAAAGACGATGATGAACTTGTTAAAATGCAAGCTTCAGAACTCCTTGAAGAAATAGGAGAACCAGCAGTAGAACCACTTATAAATGCCTTAAATGATGATGATAGAAATGTCAGAAAGGGTGCAGCTCGCGTTCTTGGGATTATTGGTGATGAACGAGCCGTTAATGTTCTTATTGCTAGTTTAAAGGATCCTAGTAAATGGGTTAGAAGGGAAACTTCAGGAGCCCTTGGTAACATGGGAGACCCTGCCGTAGAACCTCTTATTGAAACATTGAATGATGATGATTGGCGTGTTAGAGGAGGAGCAGCATGGGCTCTGGGCAAAATAGGAAATAAAAAAGCTGTTGAACCTCTCATAAAAGCCATGGATGATGAAAGCGGTTTTGTTAGAGGCGGGGCAGCATGGGGCCTTGGAAACATTAGGGATGAACGAGCCATAGAACCCCTAAAAAAAGCTTTAAATGATAAAAGTAGCTTCGTTAGGAGAGTAGCTGAGGATTTCCTCAGTAAATTTTAG